From the genome of Deinococcus cellulosilyticus NBRC 106333 = KACC 11606, one region includes:
- the pstC gene encoding phosphate ABC transporter permease subunit PstC, which produces MQNSRKVLSSRSDQYFKGLILLLGVAIIAIFGLSLYELLVGGWDALKTYGAGFLSNTIWDVPNEKFGALTFIVGTLITSVAALLISVLLAVPAAIFVTEYAPKWLSEPVSYLIELLAAIPSVIYGLWAIVTLVPLVQKLQLAIVMDPNLQKIPWLMSAPTGRGLFTAILVLSIMVIPYTASVARDVIRLVPADQREAAYALGATKWEVISMAILPYARAGIFGGVILSLGRALGETMAVTMVIGNNNAIPHGIFDATNTMASVIATQFQEATSDLQLSSLLGIGLLLFIISVIVNYLARLIIARLTPKGIK; this is translated from the coding sequence ATGCAAAACAGCCGCAAAGTGTTATCTTCACGCTCCGACCAGTACTTCAAAGGACTGATTCTCCTGCTGGGCGTGGCCATCATCGCCATTTTTGGCCTGTCCCTGTACGAGCTGCTTGTTGGAGGCTGGGACGCACTGAAGACCTACGGTGCAGGCTTCCTGTCGAACACCATCTGGGATGTGCCCAACGAGAAGTTTGGTGCCCTGACTTTCATTGTGGGCACCCTGATCACCAGTGTCGCTGCCCTCTTGATTTCAGTGCTGCTGGCCGTTCCTGCTGCCATCTTCGTGACCGAATACGCCCCCAAATGGCTCTCTGAACCCGTCAGTTACCTGATTGAGCTGCTTGCTGCCATTCCCAGCGTGATTTACGGCCTGTGGGCCATCGTAACCCTGGTGCCTCTGGTGCAGAAACTCCAGCTGGCCATCGTGATGGACCCGAACCTGCAAAAAATTCCCTGGTTGATGTCTGCTCCCACTGGACGTGGCCTGTTTACTGCCATTCTGGTGCTCTCCATCATGGTGATTCCCTACACCGCCTCTGTGGCCCGCGACGTGATCCGTCTGGTGCCCGCAGACCAGCGTGAAGCCGCCTACGCGCTGGGAGCCACCAAGTGGGAAGTGATCTCCATGGCCATCCTACCTTACGCCAGAGCCGGAATCTTTGGTGGAGTGATCCTCAGCCTGGGTCGTGCCCTCGGTGAAACCATGGCCGTGACCATGGTGATCGGCAACAACAATGCCATTCCCCACGGCATCTTTGACGCCACCAACACCATGGCCTCTGTGATTGCCACCCAGTTCCAGGAAGCCACCAGCGACCTGCAGCTCTCCAGCCTGCTCGGGATTGGCCTTTTGCTCTTCATCATCAGCGTGATCGTCAACTACCTGGCCCGTCTGATCATTGCCCGCCTCACCCCGAAAGGAATCAAATGA
- the pstA gene encoding phosphate ABC transporter permease PstA, which translates to MMSSGVRPNQIKGTGLSSGRKMKNSLMAGLMVLATLIVLTPLLLIFYFLIVNGIQSISWDTFTQLPRPEGEEGGGFANAIAGSVIIVGMATLLGVVVGIGGGVMIAEYPEHRLVPAVRLISDVLSGIPAIVMGLVAYTLIIAEFKTFRGFAAALALGFIMIPIVVRTTEEVLKLVPQTVREAGLALGLPKWRVIYSIILPAARSGIITGVMLAISRVSGEAAPLLFTALGSQFWQLNPFSSLGMAALPLEIYNRANSPFPSSLPLAYAASLILVVMVFLTTLIARFATRKK; encoded by the coding sequence ATGATGTCCTCCGGCGTTCGCCCCAACCAGATCAAAGGCACAGGACTCAGCTCTGGCCGCAAAATGAAAAACAGCCTGATGGCTGGCCTGATGGTTCTCGCCACCCTGATCGTACTGACTCCCCTCCTGTTGATCTTCTACTTCCTGATTGTCAACGGCATTCAGAGCATCAGCTGGGACACCTTCACCCAGCTTCCCCGGCCCGAAGGTGAGGAAGGTGGCGGTTTCGCCAACGCCATTGCGGGTTCTGTGATCATCGTTGGCATGGCAACCCTGCTTGGGGTGGTTGTGGGGATTGGCGGTGGTGTGATGATCGCCGAGTACCCCGAACACCGTCTGGTTCCAGCCGTGCGCCTGATCAGCGACGTGCTTTCCGGCATTCCGGCCATCGTGATGGGTCTGGTGGCCTACACCCTGATCATTGCCGAGTTCAAGACCTTCCGTGGATTCGCTGCTGCTCTGGCCCTCGGTTTCATCATGATCCCCATTGTGGTGCGCACCACCGAGGAAGTGCTGAAGCTCGTTCCCCAGACGGTGCGTGAAGCCGGTCTGGCCCTGGGTCTGCCCAAGTGGAGGGTGATCTACAGCATCATCCTGCCTGCCGCCCGCTCTGGAATCATCACCGGTGTGATGCTGGCGATTTCCCGCGTGTCCGGTGAAGCTGCTCCCCTGCTCTTCACTGCGCTGGGCTCCCAGTTCTGGCAGCTCAATCCCTTCTCCAGCCTGGGCATGGCCGCCCTGCCCCTGGAGATCTACAACCGGGCCAACAGTCCCTTCCCGAGTTCCCTGCCTCTGGCTTACGCTGCGTCCCTGATTCTGGTGGTGATGGTGTTCCTGACCACCCTGATCGCCCGCTTCGCCACCCGCAAGAAGTAA
- the pstB gene encoding phosphate ABC transporter ATP-binding protein PstB, protein MQPILNAETVSIYYGPKRAVNEVSLSILPNTVNALIGPSGCGKTTFLRAINRMHDVTPGAKVTGKITLDGQDIYASDMDPVAVRRRIGMVFQKPNPFPTMSVYDNVASGLRLSGVTNKSYLDQIVERSLRQAALWDEVKDRLKSPATGLSGGQQQRLCIARALAVEPEVLLMDEPTSALDPASTSRIEDLLATLKKDVTILIVTHNMQQAARVSDTTSFFLNGDLVENGVTADIFTNPKDERTEAYVTGRFG, encoded by the coding sequence ATGCAACCCATTCTGAATGCTGAAACTGTTTCCATCTACTACGGTCCCAAACGCGCCGTGAACGAAGTCTCCCTGTCCATCCTGCCCAACACCGTGAATGCACTCATCGGTCCTTCCGGTTGCGGGAAAACCACCTTCCTGCGGGCCATCAACCGCATGCACGATGTGACCCCGGGTGCCAAAGTCACCGGGAAGATCACCCTGGATGGTCAGGACATCTACGCCAGCGACATGGACCCTGTGGCTGTGCGCCGCCGCATCGGGATGGTGTTCCAGAAACCCAACCCCTTCCCCACCATGAGCGTGTACGACAACGTTGCAAGTGGCCTGAGGCTGTCTGGCGTGACCAACAAGAGCTACCTTGACCAGATCGTGGAGCGTTCCCTCCGTCAGGCTGCCCTGTGGGACGAGGTCAAAGACCGCCTGAAGTCTCCTGCCACTGGCCTGTCCGGTGGTCAGCAGCAGCGTCTGTGCATCGCCCGTGCTCTGGCCGTTGAGCCCGAAGTGCTCTTGATGGACGAGCCCACCAGCGCACTGGACCCTGCATCCACCTCTCGCATTGAGGACCTGCTTGCTACACTGAAAAAAGACGTGACCATCCTGATTGTGACCCACAACATGCAGCAGGCTGCCCGGGTCAGCGACACCACCAGCTTCTTCCTGAACGGCGATCTGGTGGAAAATGGGGTCACGGCGGACATTTTCACCAACCCGAAAGATGAGCGCACGGAAGCCTACGTGACCGGACGCTTCGGTTAA
- the phoU gene encoding phosphate signaling complex protein PhoU, with product MRDQLEHSIQDIKAGFLRMLSINLEQLTLVQKGLITKNFHHLSEHAKKLDMEVDQLEHDLETMCLTAIALHQPVAGDLRFIVLVLKSLTDAERIGDYAVHVATDLEQVAGTITSGFYSDIQPLVSKLTEMMETLAYGFAEKSLRSVKDLQEMDLEVDAFYEQLQRSTLTRIMEDLRMTSSALKLTRLARSFERLGDHMVNISERIYYWITGKAFDKALSQNH from the coding sequence ATGCGCGACCAGCTGGAACACAGCATTCAGGACATCAAGGCCGGGTTTCTCAGGATGCTCTCGATCAACCTGGAGCAACTCACCCTGGTGCAAAAAGGCCTGATCACCAAGAATTTCCACCACCTCTCGGAACACGCCAAGAAGCTGGACATGGAAGTGGACCAGCTGGAGCACGATCTGGAGACCATGTGCCTGACGGCCATTGCCCTGCACCAGCCTGTCGCAGGAGACCTCAGGTTCATCGTGCTGGTCCTGAAAAGCCTTACGGACGCTGAGCGCATTGGGGATTATGCAGTGCATGTGGCAACTGATCTGGAGCAGGTGGCAGGTACCATCACCTCCGGGTTCTACTCGGACATTCAGCCTCTGGTCAGCAAACTGACCGAGATGATGGAAACCCTGGCTTACGGCTTTGCAGAAAAAAGCCTGAGGTCCGTCAAAGACCTGCAGGAGATGGATCTGGAGGTGGACGCCTTCTACGAGCAGCTTCAGCGCTCAACCCTCACCCGCATCATGGAGGACCTGCGCATGACCTCCTCTGCCCTGAAGCTCACCCGCCTGGCCCGCAGCTTTGAGCGCCTCGGGGACCACATGGTGAACATCTCTGAGCGCATTTACTACTGGATCACAGGCAAGGCGTTTGACAAGGCCCTGTCCCAGAATCACTGA
- the hisB gene encoding imidazoleglycerol-phosphate dehydratase HisB: MEYSVSVTRSSEIVRNTNETQIQIRLNLDEPLSGPLKTGHGFQEHMLDQVRKHGRFGLVIEATGDLHVDVHHLAEDVGIALGQAFKQALGDMKGIERYADAFVPMDETLAHVVLDFSGRAYLGFEPERLDVIGDSNGYNIFHLREFLRGFCNHAGVTLHVRLLSGRESHHVIEAITKAFSRALYLATRITSQSLPSTKGML, from the coding sequence ATGGAGTACAGTGTCTCTGTGACACGCAGCAGCGAAATTGTACGCAACACCAATGAAACCCAGATTCAGATCCGTCTGAACCTCGATGAGCCCCTCTCAGGCCCCCTGAAAACCGGACATGGCTTTCAGGAGCACATGCTCGATCAGGTGCGCAAACATGGCCGTTTCGGTCTGGTCATTGAAGCCACCGGAGACCTGCATGTGGACGTGCACCATCTGGCAGAAGATGTGGGCATCGCACTGGGACAGGCTTTCAAACAGGCCCTGGGAGACATGAAGGGCATTGAGCGCTACGCCGATGCCTTCGTGCCGATGGATGAAACGCTGGCCCATGTGGTGCTTGATTTCTCTGGACGTGCATACCTGGGTTTTGAACCCGAGCGTCTGGATGTGATCGGGGATTCCAACGGGTACAACATCTTCCACCTGCGGGAGTTTCTGCGGGGGTTCTGCAACCATGCAGGGGTGACCCTGCATGTGCGTCTGCTGTCTGGCCGTGAATCGCACCATGTGATCGAGGCGATCACCAAAGCCTTCTCCCGGGCACTCTACCTGGCGACCCGCATCACCAGCCAGAGCCTGCCCAGCACGAAAGGAATGCTATGA
- the hisH gene encoding imidazole glycerol phosphate synthase subunit HisH, with protein MTSALLVDYGSGNLRSAAKALERAGFEVKVSSTPQDVETAQSIVIPGQGHFGQVMTEFKQSGFEGPIREALQEGLPILGICVGMQLLFEGSEESSMPGLGLLPGFLKKFPKGYAVPQMQWNTLQRVGDCPILEGLTPDAMAYFVHSYYVPEESGVQSGALTDYGVPFWSVVSQGNLHGTQFHPEKSQAVGLQILQNFRALVEAQAPVSR; from the coding sequence ATGACCTCTGCCTTGCTGGTGGATTATGGAAGTGGCAACCTGCGTTCTGCTGCCAAGGCACTGGAACGGGCAGGTTTCGAGGTGAAGGTCTCCTCCACCCCGCAAGATGTGGAGACCGCCCAGTCGATTGTGATTCCCGGTCAGGGCCACTTCGGACAGGTGATGACGGAGTTCAAGCAGTCTGGCTTTGAAGGCCCCATCCGCGAAGCCCTGCAAGAAGGCCTGCCCATTCTGGGCATCTGTGTGGGCATGCAACTGCTGTTTGAAGGTTCAGAGGAGTCCAGCATGCCCGGTCTGGGATTGCTGCCCGGATTTCTGAAGAAGTTCCCGAAAGGCTATGCGGTGCCACAGATGCAGTGGAACACCCTGCAAAGGGTGGGGGACTGTCCCATCCTCGAAGGTCTGACCCCTGACGCCATGGCCTACTTCGTGCACAGTTATTACGTGCCCGAGGAGAGCGGTGTGCAGTCCGGAGCCCTCACCGATTATGGGGTGCCTTTCTGGAGTGTGGTGTCCCAGGGAAACCTGCATGGCACCCAGTTCCACCCCGAAAAATCCCAGGCGGTGGGTCTGCAGATCCTGCAGAATTTCCGTGCCCTGGTTGAAGCCCAGGCTCCAGTCTCCCGCTAA
- the glgB gene encoding 1,4-alpha-glucan branching protein GlgB, whose protein sequence is MTDLELLQQGRHYDPFRFLGLHFERESGTLRVWSPPAASVTALFPSGRTALLTQQDPSGLFVAEGIKQEENAHEYLLRITFHDGNVQQTRDPYSFWPTLSDFDLSLIKIGEQHQLHKKLGANVIEHQGVRGVSFAVWAPNAERVSVVGNFNGWNGLQNPMRTLGDSGIWEIFLPFIGSGEYYKFEIRSREGHVFLKSDPLAKFSEMRPGTASIVYDFTPFEWTDKEWIEGRKEDTRKDPISIYEVHLGSWMVGEGGSFLNYRELAHKLADYVTDQGYTHIELLPVSEHPFDGSWGYQVTGYFAPTSRFGTPDDFKYFMNHMHERGIGVIVDWVPGHFPKDAHGLGRFDGTPIYEYADPRKGEHLDWGTYIFDYGRTEVVNFLLSSALFWIEEYHVDGLRVDAVASILYLDFSRPHDAWIPNIYGGNENLEAIHFLKRLNELTHQYHPGILTMAEESSAFAGVSRPVFAGGLGFDYKWGMGWMNDSLAYFEKDSIYRKFEHHKISFFMVYAYHENYVLPISHDEVVHGKKSLIDKMPGDKWQKHANHRAFLAYMWTMPGKKLLFQGQEFGQWQEWSEARSIDWHLTQYPEHRGTQILMRDLNHLYRFQKALHTSDCIPGGFQWINVSDSENSVFSYIRKDIDSDEQVIVVANFTPVERTTYRIGVPEAGAYRELLNTDAEVYGGGNRGNLGLVHSQEQPYNGFQHSMEVLIPALGVIILKKEI, encoded by the coding sequence ATGACTGATCTGGAATTGCTCCAACAGGGACGACATTACGATCCTTTTCGCTTTCTGGGACTGCATTTTGAAAGAGAAAGCGGCACGCTGCGCGTGTGGTCTCCTCCAGCCGCCAGTGTGACTGCCCTTTTCCCCAGCGGGAGAACTGCCCTGCTGACCCAGCAGGACCCCAGTGGCCTCTTTGTGGCTGAAGGCATCAAGCAGGAGGAAAATGCCCATGAATACCTGCTGCGCATCACTTTCCACGATGGAAACGTGCAGCAGACCCGCGACCCCTACTCCTTCTGGCCCACCCTCAGTGATTTTGACCTGAGCCTGATCAAGATCGGAGAGCAGCACCAGCTTCACAAGAAACTGGGTGCCAACGTGATCGAGCACCAGGGGGTCAGGGGCGTTTCCTTCGCAGTGTGGGCACCCAACGCCGAGCGGGTCAGTGTGGTGGGGAACTTCAACGGCTGGAACGGTCTGCAGAACCCCATGCGCACGCTGGGCGACTCTGGCATCTGGGAGATTTTCCTGCCCTTCATTGGCTCAGGCGAATACTACAAGTTTGAGATCCGTTCCCGTGAAGGCCACGTGTTCCTGAAGAGCGATCCGCTCGCCAAGTTCTCTGAAATGCGGCCCGGAACCGCTTCCATTGTGTATGATTTCACACCATTTGAATGGACGGACAAAGAATGGATTGAGGGCCGCAAGGAAGACACCCGCAAAGACCCCATCAGCATCTATGAAGTCCACCTGGGCTCCTGGATGGTGGGCGAAGGGGGAAGCTTTCTAAACTACCGGGAACTGGCCCACAAGCTCGCAGATTACGTGACCGACCAGGGCTACACCCACATCGAACTGCTGCCCGTCAGTGAACACCCCTTCGATGGCTCCTGGGGTTATCAGGTCACCGGATATTTTGCCCCCACCAGCCGTTTCGGGACCCCCGACGACTTCAAGTACTTCATGAACCACATGCACGAAAGAGGCATTGGTGTGATTGTGGACTGGGTGCCCGGGCACTTCCCGAAAGATGCCCACGGACTGGGTCGCTTCGATGGCACCCCCATCTACGAATACGCCGATCCCCGCAAAGGAGAGCACCTCGACTGGGGCACCTACATCTTTGACTATGGCCGCACCGAGGTGGTCAACTTCCTGCTGTCCAGTGCCCTGTTCTGGATCGAGGAATACCACGTGGACGGTCTCCGTGTGGATGCTGTCGCCAGCATCCTGTACCTGGATTTCTCTCGTCCCCACGACGCCTGGATTCCCAACATCTACGGGGGCAACGAGAACCTGGAGGCCATCCATTTCCTGAAGCGCCTCAATGAACTGACCCACCAGTACCACCCTGGCATCCTGACCATGGCTGAAGAATCCTCCGCTTTTGCTGGGGTGAGCCGTCCGGTCTTCGCAGGAGGTCTGGGCTTCGATTACAAGTGGGGCATGGGCTGGATGAACGATTCTCTGGCCTACTTCGAGAAAGACTCCATCTACCGCAAGTTCGAACACCACAAGATCAGCTTCTTCATGGTGTACGCCTACCACGAGAACTACGTGCTGCCCATCTCCCACGATGAAGTGGTGCACGGCAAGAAGAGCCTGATCGACAAGATGCCCGGGGACAAATGGCAGAAACACGCCAACCACCGTGCCTTCCTGGCCTACATGTGGACCATGCCCGGCAAGAAACTGCTCTTCCAGGGCCAGGAGTTCGGGCAGTGGCAGGAGTGGAGCGAGGCAAGAAGCATCGACTGGCACCTCACCCAGTACCCGGAGCACAGGGGCACCCAGATCCTGATGCGGGACCTCAACCACCTCTACCGCTTCCAGAAGGCCCTGCACACCAGCGATTGCATCCCTGGAGGCTTCCAGTGGATCAACGTTTCGGACTCTGAAAACAGCGTGTTCAGCTACATCCGCAAAGACATTGATTCCGACGAGCAGGTGATTGTGGTTGCGAATTTCACCCCTGTCGAACGCACCACATACCGCATTGGGGTTCCTGAAGCAGGGGCCTACCGCGAACTCCTCAACACCGACGCTGAAGTGTACGGTGGAGGAAACCGGGGCAACCTGGGACTGGTCCACAGCCAGGAACAGCCTTACAACGGCTTCCAGCACAGCATGGAGGTCCTGATTCCCGCGCTGGGCGTGATCATCCTCAAGAAAGAAATCTGA
- a CDS encoding outer membrane protein assembly factor BamB family protein has protein sequence MLPRLSVKKPLTSLGSALLLCTSFLTGTTFAKPAISWSKNIGALSAPTALPDGSTLLLIKGNLIQNLDPRGQKNWEVPITDIARAPGVRSLDGMLYFGAYNDHIQAILPDGRLKWRYNLDGDLFATPLLRADGSLVAASVKGQIVAIKDGQKLWEYRAGGGVYSSPAQGLDGTIYFGSQDGKLYALSPEGKLRWSFQAGSTLFSSPAIDEDGTIYIGSSDRSIYAINPDGSLKWKYTTKLFVNASPIITRNGLIVVGSFDSDLYAINRDGTLAWQTDLKKAIAAPAIETSNGEIIVGNYAGVLSGLNEKGEILWQLELDSKIDTPLSITENGYGYVITSKGTLYQLVGLGSQSLGHWSSYRGVSGGWGRALKTEEWDVLKRIASNTPQPVTSTVTPSQTGNMGKPTPTTSKPNTPTANKPSTPTNKPTTDVPVLSTPSGKVQQPVKKLALHLVLAAMDTHPASRLEALLRFEQALVPGLKIGWDSQNQQFRLKILDRIYPLIK, from the coding sequence ATGCTTCCACGTCTCAGCGTAAAGAAACCATTAACCTCTCTGGGAAGCGCTCTACTGCTCTGCACTTCCTTCCTCACAGGAACAACCTTCGCCAAACCAGCAATTTCCTGGAGCAAAAACATTGGAGCCCTCAGCGCCCCAACAGCTCTTCCAGATGGCTCTACTCTTCTTCTCATCAAAGGCAACCTGATCCAGAACCTTGACCCCAGAGGGCAGAAAAACTGGGAGGTGCCCATCACCGACATTGCCAGAGCACCCGGTGTGCGGTCACTTGATGGGATGCTGTACTTCGGAGCTTACAACGACCACATCCAGGCCATTTTACCAGATGGCCGCCTCAAATGGCGTTACAATCTTGACGGCGACCTCTTCGCCACCCCCCTCCTGAGGGCAGATGGTTCCCTGGTGGCCGCCAGTGTCAAAGGCCAGATCGTGGCCATCAAAGACGGCCAGAAACTCTGGGAATACCGGGCGGGTGGAGGGGTTTACTCCAGCCCTGCCCAGGGATTGGACGGGACCATTTACTTCGGAAGTCAGGACGGTAAACTCTATGCCCTGAGCCCGGAAGGTAAACTCAGATGGTCTTTTCAGGCAGGTTCGACCCTGTTTTCCAGTCCTGCCATCGATGAAGACGGCACCATCTACATTGGCAGCAGTGATCGCAGCATCTATGCCATCAACCCTGACGGCAGTCTGAAGTGGAAATACACCACCAAACTCTTTGTGAATGCCTCTCCAATCATCACCAGAAATGGCCTGATTGTGGTGGGTTCTTTTGACAGTGATCTGTACGCCATCAACCGTGATGGAACCCTGGCCTGGCAGACCGACCTGAAGAAAGCCATCGCTGCACCCGCCATTGAAACCTCCAATGGTGAAATCATCGTGGGCAACTACGCCGGAGTGCTCTCGGGCCTCAACGAAAAAGGCGAGATCCTCTGGCAGCTGGAACTCGACAGCAAAATCGACACTCCGCTGTCCATCACTGAAAATGGCTACGGCTATGTGATCACCAGCAAAGGCACCCTTTATCAACTGGTCGGTCTGGGCTCCCAGAGTCTCGGGCACTGGTCCAGTTACCGCGGGGTTTCCGGCGGATGGGGAAGGGCCCTCAAAACAGAGGAATGGGACGTTCTGAAGCGCATTGCCAGCAACACCCCACAGCCGGTGACAAGTACAGTGACCCCCTCCCAGACGGGAAACATGGGTAAGCCCACCCCGACCACCAGCAAGCCGAACACCCCCACAGCCAATAAGCCTTCCACTCCAACCAACAAACCCACCACCGATGTTCCGGTTCTTTCCACCCCTTCCGGGAAAGTGCAGCAGCCCGTCAAGAAACTGGCCCTGCACCTGGTTCTTGCAGCAATGGACACCCATCCGGCCAGCCGACTGGAAGCCCTGCTGCGTTTTGAACAGGCCCTGGTTCCCGGCCTCAAAATCGGATGGGACAGCCAGAACCAGCAGTTCAGGCTGAAGATTCTGGACCGAATTTATCCGCTGATCAAGTGA